A genome region from Prionailurus bengalensis isolate Pbe53 chromosome B4, Fcat_Pben_1.1_paternal_pri, whole genome shotgun sequence includes the following:
- the PRICKLE1 gene encoding prickle-like protein 1 has protein sequence MPLEMEPKMSKLAFGCQRSSTSDDDSGCALEEYAWVPPGLRPEQIQLYFACLPEEKVPYVNSPGEKHRIKQLLYQLPPHDNEVRYCQSLSEEEKKELQVFSAQRKKEALGRGTIKLLSRAVMHAVCEQCGLKINGGEIAVFASRAGPGVCWHPSCFVCYTCNELLVDLIYFYQDGKIHCGRHHAELLKPRCSACDEIIFADECTEAEGRHWHMKHFCCLECETVLGGQRYIMKDGRPFCCGCFESLYAEYCETCGEHIGVDHAQMTYDGQHWHATEACFSCAQCKASLLGCPFLPKQGQIYCSKTCSLGEDVHASDSSDSAFQSARSRDSRRSVRMGKSSRSADQCRQSLLLSPALNYKFPGLSGNADDTLSRKLEDLSLARQGGFVNEEFWKGRVEHETPEDPEEWAEHEDYMTQLLLKFGDKSLFQQPPSELDIRASEHWISDNMVKNKTELKQNNQSLASKKYQSDMYWAQSQDGLGDSAYGSHPGPASSRRLQELDLDHGASGYNHDQTHWYEDSLECLSDLKPEQSVRDSMDSLALSNITGASVDGESKPRPSLYSLQNFEEMEAEDCEKMSNMGTLNSSMLHRSAESLKSLSSELCPEKIMPEEKPVVHLPVLRRSKSQSRPQQVKFSDDVIDNGNYDNIEIRQPPMSERTRRRVYHFEERGSRSHHHRRRRSRKSRSDNALNLVTERKYSPKDRLRLYTPDNYEKFIQNKSAREIQAYIQNADLYGQYAHATSDYALQNPGVPRFLGLYGEDDDSWCSSTSSSSDSEEEGYFLGQPIPQPRPQRYAYYTDDLSSPTSALPTPQFGQRTTKSKKKKGHKGKNCIIS, from the exons ATGCCTTTGGAGATGGAGCCCAAAATGAGCAAGCTTGCCTTCGGGTGCCAGAGGAGCTCCACATCTGACGACGACTCTGGCTGTGCCCTGGAGGAGTATGCCTGGGTGCCCCCAGGCCTGCGGCCAGAGCAG ATCCAGCTCTATTTTGCTTGCTTACCAGAGGAAAAGGTTCCTTATGTTAACAGCCCTGGAGAGAAACATCGAATTAAACAGCTCTTGTACCAGTTGCCACCACATGATAATGAG gTGCGGTATTGCCAGTCGCTGAgtgaagaggagaagaaagaattgCAGGTGTTCAGTgctcaaaggaagaaagaagcactAGGAAGAGGAACGATTAAACTTTTGTCCAGAGCAGTGATGCACGCCGTGTGCGAACAG tgtGGGTTGAAGATAAATGGAGGTGAAATTGCAGTGTTTGCCTCTCGTGCGGGCCCTGGAGTGTGCTGGCACCCTTCCTGTTTTGTCTGCTACACGTGCAACGAGCTGCTGGTCGACCTCATCTATTTTTATCAGGATGGAAAAATTCACTGTGGCAGGCACCATGCTGAACTGCTCAAACCACGGTGTTCAGCATGtgatgag ataatttttgcTGATGAGTGCACAGAAGCTGAGGGTCGCCATTGGCACATGAAACACTTCTGCTGCCTTGAGTGTGAAACGGTCCTGGGGGGACAGAGATACATCATGAAGGATGGCCGCCCATTCTGCTGCGGCTGTTTTGAGTCTCTCTATGCAGAGTACTGTGAGACCTGTGGGGAGCACATCG GTGTCGACCATGCACAGATGACCTATGATGGGCAGCACTGGCATGCTACAGAAGCCTGCTTTTCTTGTGCCCAGTGTAAAGCTTCTTTGTTGGGGTGTCCCTTCCTTCCCAAACAAGGTCAGATTTATTGCTCGAAAACATGCAGCCTTGGTGAAGACGTCCATGCCTCTGATTCTTCTGACTCTGCATTTCAGTCAGCTCGATCAAGAGACTCTAGAAGAAGTGTCCGGATGGGCAAGAGCAGTCGGTCAGCAGATCAGTGTAGACAGTCTCTTCTTTTGTCGCCTGCTCTAAACTACAAGTTTCCTGGCCTATCAGGCAATGCTGATGACACCCTTTCTCGGAAATTGGAGGATCTGAGTCTCGCCAGGCAGGGAGGTTTCGTCAATGAAGAATTTTGGAAAGGCAGAGTGGAGCACGAAACCCCAGAAGACCCTGAAGAATGGGCTGAGCATGAAGATTATATGACGCAGCTCCTCCTCAAGTTTGGTGATAAAAGCCTCTTTCAGCAGCCGCCCAGTGAGCTAGATATACGAGCCAGTGAGCACTGGATATCTGATAACATGGTTAAAAATAAGACTGAGTTAAAGCAAAATAACCAGAGCCTTGCAAGTAAAAAATACCAGTCTGATATGTATTGGGCACAGTCACAAGATGGACTAGGCGATTCTGCTTATGgcagccacccaggccctgcaAGCAGTAGAAGGCTCCAGGAATTGGATCTGGACCATGGGGCTTCAGGCTATAATCACGATCAAACACACTGGTATGAAGATTCCCTGGAGTGTTTGTCAGACTTGAAACCAGAGCAAAGTGTTCGAGATTCTATGGATTCTTTGGCTTTATCTAACATCACAG GGGCTTCAGTGGATGGAGAAAGCAAGCCAAGACCCTCATTATATTCCCTGCAAAActttgaggaaatggaggcagaagATTGTGAGAAAATGAGCAATATGGGGACTTTGAACTCTTCCATGTTGCACAGGAGCGCAGAGTCCTTGAAGAGTCTAAGTTCAGAGTTGTGTCCAGAAAAAATCATGCCTGAGGAGAAACCGGTAGTACATCTGCCAGTACTGAGAAGATCCAAGTCTCAATCCAGACCACAGCAGGTCAAGTTTTCAGATGATGTCATTGACAATGGAAACTATGACAACATTGAAATCCGGCAGCCTCCGATGAGTGAAAGGACTCGAAGACGGGTCTACCATTTTGAAGAGAGGGGATCCCGGTCTCATCACCATCGCCGCAGGAGAAGTAGGAAGTCCCGCTCTGACAATGCCTTGAATCTggtcacagaaagaaaatactctCCCAAGGACAGACTGCGGCTTTACACCCCTGATAACTACGAGAAATTTATACAGAATAAAAGTGCCCGGGAAATCCAAGCATACATCCAGAATGCTGATCTGTATGGACAGTACGCCCATGCCACCTCCGATTACGCACTGCAGAACCCAGGAGTGCCTAGGTTTCTGGGACTCTACGGTGAGGACGATGATTCCTGGTgctcttccacctcctcctcctccgacTCAGAAGAAGAAGGATATTTTCTTGGACAACCAATTCCTCAACCCCGGCCACAGAGATACGCCTACTATACAGATGACCTTTCGAGCCCAACTTCTGCACTCCCCACTCCTCAGTTTGGTCAGAGGACAACTAAATCCAAGAAGAAAAAGGGACACAAGGGCAaaaactgtattatttcttaa